One genomic region from Candidatus Binataceae bacterium encodes:
- the mobF gene encoding MobF family relaxase — MLVMSKGALTAGQAETYYEEKYSRDDYYTENRRVIGHWFGKGAAELGLAGDIDTADFQAALNGFHPRTGEVLVHTAQRQGEEKRAGWDATFNAPKSLTIQALVGNDARLITAHRHAVEQTLHQLERFGQARIRRGQEWITTGNIVAARFDHIAARPTDAAANDGYGPDPHLHTHVVVMNMTRRPDGQWRGLDPIEIYRSQAFATAVYRAELSREVQRFGYAITVTEKDGRWELEGYTREQLMAFSLRRQAIERELAKLGINGASAAQIAAHRSRLSKDQRGEDALKIEWRERAAAYGISVKRIAQLAHNRKPIAPKLGVATLLETVHQATAHATERDAAPDRRELETFSLQHTMGRTVLAEVRNAIDLQRNEGRLIDLVTNHCHPIGAFTTPEMAVLERDNVALMHAGRGMAQPIAAIDEIKSWSVSRGLAADQTRAAVTTLSTRDWLSAIEGRAGSAKTTTVGAIRELSQRQGYFVRGFGPTSGSVKALTEAGILARTVASLIETPQVEKHRKELWIVDESSLLATRQVNQLLGHAKEIGIERVVFVGDERQHHGIEAGRPIYQMRQAGMASASLSVIRRQRDPELRQAVELVAEGKLAQAITALSEQQRINQISAPNDRYYAIAEDYLRSHRAKQLTLVVSPAIEERTELNRVIRDRLVVGGQVAGEGVDLPILTSLDLTRAQRAHARHYAVGDVIRLRRGSPKLGITAGEYLTVEASDPKRNFLRIRTEMGGTIEYKPSRFRGTEVFRAESRRLAAGDRVQFRAPDRALGIANGELATVVAIDVEQTQLRTDRGKEIRAANARLRHIDYGYASTSHASQGATVDRVIVNIDTERSSRLVNRRQFYVSLSRARHDARIYTDNTETLTRAVAREQVKPTALENLSEAQRRSLPRFRPIDIEDSFVARPKRSIQRDRKIKRSQGISW, encoded by the coding sequence ATGTTGGTCATGTCCAAAGGCGCGCTCACCGCCGGTCAAGCGGAAACGTACTACGAGGAGAAGTACAGTCGCGATGATTACTACACTGAAAATCGGCGGGTGATCGGACATTGGTTCGGCAAAGGAGCCGCAGAGCTTGGGCTGGCGGGAGACATCGATACTGCGGACTTCCAAGCTGCCCTAAATGGCTTTCATCCGAGAACCGGAGAGGTTCTCGTTCATACGGCGCAACGCCAAGGTGAAGAGAAACGGGCGGGCTGGGACGCGACGTTCAACGCTCCGAAATCACTGACCATCCAGGCGCTTGTCGGAAACGATGCTCGCTTAATTACCGCGCACCGACACGCTGTTGAGCAGACGCTCCATCAGCTCGAGCGGTTTGGACAAGCGCGTATTCGAAGAGGCCAGGAGTGGATCACAACCGGCAACATCGTCGCAGCCCGTTTCGATCACATCGCGGCACGACCAACTGATGCCGCCGCCAACGACGGCTATGGTCCTGACCCGCACCTGCACACCCATGTCGTGGTGATGAACATGACGCGTCGACCGGACGGCCAGTGGCGAGGACTCGATCCGATTGAGATCTACCGCTCGCAGGCCTTTGCGACGGCAGTTTACCGCGCTGAACTCTCTCGCGAGGTTCAGAGATTCGGTTATGCGATTACCGTCACCGAAAAGGACGGGCGCTGGGAGCTTGAAGGCTACACACGCGAACAGCTGATGGCCTTTTCGCTGCGCCGTCAGGCAATCGAGCGCGAGCTCGCGAAGCTTGGCATCAATGGCGCAAGCGCGGCACAGATTGCGGCTCATCGTTCGCGTCTCTCCAAAGACCAGCGCGGCGAGGATGCGTTGAAGATCGAATGGCGCGAGCGTGCTGCGGCGTATGGGATCTCCGTGAAACGGATCGCCCAGCTTGCGCATAATCGTAAACCGATCGCGCCAAAACTCGGCGTGGCCACGTTGCTCGAGACCGTGCACCAGGCGACAGCTCACGCGACGGAACGCGATGCCGCACCCGATCGGCGCGAACTCGAGACCTTTAGTCTCCAGCACACCATGGGCCGGACTGTACTGGCAGAGGTTCGCAATGCGATCGACCTTCAACGAAACGAAGGTCGATTGATCGATCTGGTGACGAACCATTGCCATCCGATCGGTGCATTCACGACTCCCGAGATGGCGGTGCTTGAGCGAGATAACGTCGCACTGATGCATGCCGGCCGCGGCATGGCTCAACCGATCGCTGCCATCGACGAAATCAAGAGTTGGTCCGTCAGTCGCGGGCTTGCCGCCGATCAAACCCGTGCAGCCGTAACCACGCTTTCGACTCGTGACTGGCTTAGCGCGATCGAAGGACGAGCTGGCTCAGCGAAGACAACTACGGTGGGAGCAATCCGCGAGCTTTCTCAACGACAAGGCTACTTCGTGCGCGGCTTCGGACCCACCAGCGGCAGCGTCAAAGCGCTAACTGAAGCGGGGATTCTCGCGCGTACGGTCGCGAGCTTGATCGAAACTCCACAGGTCGAGAAGCACCGAAAAGAGCTTTGGATCGTCGACGAGTCGAGTCTTCTGGCGACGAGGCAAGTTAATCAGCTGCTGGGTCATGCGAAAGAGATTGGGATCGAACGCGTCGTTTTCGTGGGTGACGAACGACAGCATCACGGGATCGAAGCTGGGCGGCCCATCTATCAGATGCGTCAGGCTGGAATGGCGAGTGCCTCCCTCTCGGTTATCCGCCGTCAGCGCGATCCGGAACTGCGGCAAGCTGTCGAGCTGGTGGCGGAAGGAAAGCTCGCACAGGCAATTACCGCGCTGTCCGAACAACAACGGATCAATCAGATCTCTGCCCCCAACGATCGCTATTACGCGATCGCCGAAGACTACCTGCGATCGCATCGGGCCAAACAGTTGACACTCGTGGTGAGTCCAGCAATCGAGGAACGCACCGAACTCAATCGAGTCATCCGCGACCGCCTGGTCGTCGGTGGCCAAGTTGCTGGCGAAGGTGTGGACCTGCCGATTCTTACGAGTCTCGATCTCACGCGAGCGCAGCGCGCTCACGCGCGCCACTACGCGGTCGGTGACGTGATCCGCCTACGCCGCGGAAGCCCCAAGCTTGGGATAACCGCTGGCGAGTACCTGACGGTCGAAGCATCGGACCCCAAACGCAATTTCCTCCGCATCAGAACTGAGATGGGTGGCACGATCGAATACAAGCCCAGTCGCTTTCGCGGAACCGAAGTGTTTCGTGCGGAGTCTCGAAGGCTTGCCGCCGGTGATCGTGTCCAATTCCGCGCCCCCGATCGCGCACTAGGGATTGCAAATGGCGAACTTGCGACGGTCGTCGCAATAGATGTTGAGCAGACGCAGTTACGGACCGACAGGGGCAAAGAGATCAGGGCTGCCAACGCAAGGCTTCGGCACATCGACTACGGCTATGCCTCGACATCACACGCCAGCCAGGGAGCTACCGTTGACCGTGTGATTGTGAACATCGACACCGAGCGGAGTTCGCGCCTCGTAAATCGCCGTCAGTTTTACGTGTCACTGAGTCGAGCGAGGCACGACGCGCGAATCTATACGGACAACACCGAAACACTGACGCGCGCCGTCGCTCGCGAGCAAGTCAAGCCGACCGCTCTCGAGAATCTTTCGGAGGCGCAGCGGCGATCGCTGCCAAGATTCAGGCCGATCGACATCGAAGACTCATTCGTTGCGCGACCAAAGCGGAGTATCCAGCGCGATCGAAAGATCAAGCGCAGCCAGGGAATCAGTTGGTGA